A portion of the Methanococcoides sp. LMO-2 genome contains these proteins:
- a CDS encoding type I restriction endonuclease subunit R, translated as MAFNENTRVKIPAILHLCRLGYDYLSLTNAKRNKDTNIFTDLFAESIKRINNDLDDSDIKRLLEDISLTLDNEDLGEAFFNMLNASSGRKLIDFDNFNNNSFNVVTELTYKNGEDEFRPDITLLINGMPLAFIEVKKPNNHEGILAERERINARFKNKKFRKFINISQVLVFSNNMEYDQESIEPIQGAFYSSTSYDEANFNCFREEENLDLLTLLKSEDDAVENFVLRDNNLSAIKHSSEFLTNKEPNTPTNRILTSLFCKDRLAMLLRYCIAYVKEPNGREKHIMRYQQLFATKAIKQTIDKGIKKGIIWHTQGSGKTALSYYNVRYLTDYFQQNGTIPKFYFIVDRIDLMIQAKKEFKKRGLVVHIVNSKDELLRDFRLKQAIHNLSGKPEITVVNIQKFKDDTDFLQTNDYDINIQRVYFLDEVHRSYNPKGSFLANLSNSDKNAILIGLTGTPLIMPDRRSRDIFGNYIHKYYYNSSIADGYTLRLIREGIETNYKIQLEQALKDVEVLKGDVDRRIIYSHDKFVEPMLDYIVQDFLRSRIRFGDHSIGGMVVCDSSVQARKLFEIFICKYNPEQKTIEKVSTEHLNLSETPAEYRLYQKKQQRCLNASLILHNVGSKDERDQAIQDFKDGKTDFLFVYNMLLTGFDAKRLKKLYLGRLIKNHNLLQTLTRVNRPYNKFRYGFVVDFADIRKEFDTTNKAYFEELQEELGDEIETYSNLFKSKEEIEEEIKDIKEKLFHYDLNNAELFSQQISQIEDRKKVLEIKKALENAKNLYNIIRLYGHFELLENLDFNKLNQLYNETARHLELLNLKETVQNNVHTTNLLNVALENVMFMFQKVSEEELIIADQLKEILRKTREALGGNFDQKDPEFVSLYDELKRLFDKKKFDEISQEEMKQNINSLQQIFDKVAELNRKNNLLKAKYDNDTKYARVHKRILEKGTISKRESEICETLMDIKKQTDDKVLINTRLLNNESYFTSMLTPMVIDSFSKAKIELDPDSARFINTCVAKEYISEYHGVSA; from the coding sequence ATGGCTTTTAATGAGAATACAAGAGTAAAAATCCCTGCCATACTGCATTTATGCAGATTGGGTTACGACTACCTTTCGTTGACCAATGCAAAGCGTAATAAAGATACAAATATTTTCACAGATTTATTTGCAGAAAGTATTAAACGCATCAATAACGATTTGGATGATTCCGACATAAAGAGATTATTGGAAGATATCTCACTAACTTTAGACAATGAAGACCTAGGAGAAGCATTCTTTAATATGCTCAATGCCAGTTCTGGAAGAAAACTAATCGATTTTGACAACTTTAATAATAACTCTTTTAATGTCGTAACTGAACTTACATATAAAAACGGAGAAGATGAGTTCAGACCGGATATTACACTTTTAATAAATGGAATGCCCCTTGCTTTTATTGAAGTAAAAAAGCCAAATAATCATGAAGGAATATTAGCGGAAAGAGAGCGTATCAATGCCCGTTTCAAGAACAAGAAGTTCAGGAAATTCATAAACATTTCACAAGTTCTGGTATTCTCCAATAATATGGAATATGACCAAGAATCCATAGAACCAATTCAGGGTGCTTTTTATTCTTCCACCTCATATGATGAAGCCAATTTTAATTGTTTCAGAGAAGAAGAAAATTTAGACTTATTAACACTCCTAAAATCAGAAGATGATGCTGTTGAAAACTTTGTTTTAAGGGACAACAATCTTTCTGCAATAAAACATTCATCAGAATTCCTTACTAACAAAGAACCAAACACTCCAACAAACAGGATTCTAACATCTCTATTTTGCAAAGACCGTTTGGCAATGCTGTTAAGGTACTGTATTGCCTATGTGAAAGAGCCAAATGGTCGTGAAAAGCACATAATGCGTTATCAGCAGCTGTTTGCAACCAAGGCAATCAAGCAAACAATTGATAAAGGTATCAAGAAAGGGATAATTTGGCACACGCAAGGTAGCGGGAAAACTGCACTTTCCTATTATAATGTCAGATACTTGACAGATTATTTCCAACAAAATGGCACGATTCCGAAATTTTATTTCATTGTTGACCGTATTGACCTGATGATACAGGCAAAAAAAGAGTTTAAGAAAAGAGGTTTAGTGGTCCATATAGTAAACTCTAAAGATGAATTGCTAAGAGATTTCAGACTTAAACAAGCGATTCACAATTTATCAGGGAAACCGGAGATTACAGTTGTTAATATTCAAAAGTTTAAGGATGATACCGATTTCCTTCAGACAAATGATTATGACATAAATATACAGAGAGTCTATTTCCTCGATGAAGTACACCGAAGCTACAACCCCAAAGGTAGTTTTTTAGCTAATTTATCTAATTCAGATAAAAATGCTATTCTTATAGGCTTGACAGGCACGCCTTTAATTATGCCAGATAGACGTTCAAGAGATATATTTGGCAATTATATTCACAAGTACTATTACAATTCTTCTATTGCAGATGGCTATACCTTGAGGTTGATACGGGAAGGTATAGAAACGAATTATAAAATACAGCTTGAACAGGCTTTGAAAGATGTAGAAGTATTAAAAGGCGATGTTGATAGACGCATAATCTATTCTCACGATAAATTTGTGGAACCAATGCTAGATTATATTGTACAGGACTTTTTAAGAAGTAGAATCCGATTTGGAGACCATTCCATTGGAGGCATGGTGGTTTGTGATAGTTCCGTTCAAGCCAGAAAATTGTTTGAAATATTCATTTGTAAATACAATCCGGAACAAAAAACCATAGAAAAAGTATCAACAGAACACTTAAACCTATCAGAAACACCTGCTGAATATCGTTTATATCAGAAAAAACAGCAAAGATGCTTAAATGCATCTTTAATACTACACAATGTTGGCTCAAAGGATGAACGTGACCAAGCAATTCAAGATTTTAAAGATGGTAAAACTGATTTCCTGTTTGTTTATAACATGCTTCTTACAGGTTTCGATGCAAAAAGACTTAAAAAATTATATCTTGGCCGCTTAATCAAGAACCATAATTTACTTCAGACCTTGACCAGAGTTAATCGTCCGTACAATAAATTCAGATATGGTTTTGTTGTTGATTTTGCCGATATTCGCAAAGAGTTTGACACAACCAACAAAGCGTATTTCGAAGAGTTACAAGAAGAACTCGGTGATGAAATAGAAACCTATTCCAATCTCTTCAAATCAAAAGAAGAGATAGAAGAAGAAATTAAAGATATTAAAGAAAAGCTGTTTCATTATGATTTGAATAATGCAGAGCTTTTTTCTCAACAGATAAGCCAAATAGAAGACCGCAAAAAGGTTTTAGAAATTAAAAAGGCATTGGAAAATGCCAAAAACCTTTACAACATTATTCGTCTTTATGGCCATTTTGAGTTATTAGAAAATCTTGATTTCAATAAACTTAACCAGCTATATAATGAGACAGCCCGTCATTTGGAACTACTAAACCTGAAAGAAACTGTCCAGAACAATGTTCATACAACTAATCTTCTCAATGTAGCATTAGAAAATGTAATGTTTATGTTCCAGAAAGTTTCGGAAGAAGAGCTGATTATTGCTGACCAATTGAAAGAAATACTCCGCAAGACACGAGAGGCTTTAGGCGGAAATTTTGACCAGAAGGACCCTGAATTTGTTTCTTTATACGATGAACTTAAACGGCTTTTTGACAAGAAGAAATTCGATGAAATATCGCAGGAAGAAATGAAACAGAATATTAATTCATTGCAACAGATTTTCGACAAGGTGGCAGAGCTTAACCGCAAGAACAATCTACTGAAAGCTAAGTATGACAATGATACAAAGTATGCTAGGGTACATAAACGAATTCTGGAAAAAGGCACAATCTCTAAGAGAGAAAGCGAGATTTGTGAAACATTAATGGACATCAAAAAACAGACTGATGATAAAGTATTGATAAATACAAGACTACTTAATAACGAAAGCTATTTTACCAGTATGCTCACGCCGATGGTCATAGACAGTTTTAGTAAGGCAAAGATTGAACTTGACCCTGATTCTGCACGCTTTATCAACACCTGCGTGGCAAAAGAATATATAAGCGAATACCATGGAGTATCTGCATGA